A genomic region of Mesorhizobium sp. NZP2077 contains the following coding sequences:
- a CDS encoding glycosyltransferase, giving the protein MLHERSSDLAIAAKVNVPIETLPVASGVGVDKYARIAVVHDWCPNFRGGERVLAQICKQFPNSEVFTLFDFLPAEIKGQYFRDVEFHTSAANRIPMVRKFYRSLFFFCPFLIEQFDVTGYDAVISSSAAFSRGVITRPDQPHLCYVHSPVRYAWDEQFSYLQQGKLGFGPKGMLYRYMLHRLRTWDTRTAHGPDLMLANSNYVRSRIQHIYGREARVVFPPVALAELPCVEDKDDYYVSASFLAPYKRTDLVIRAFNEMPSRRLVIVGEGQQSASLRALAGPNVTFSGYLPRQDYVDTLARAKAMVFAGCEDFGIALAEAQACGTPLIAFGRGGAVDIVRRLGSSPEPTGVLFKAQTVDHLKNAVDQFEENSHAIAPRACARNAGRFSEENFDRAILESLGAVQALHEIM; this is encoded by the coding sequence ATGCTCCACGAACGCTCTTCCGACCTGGCAATCGCAGCCAAGGTCAACGTGCCAATCGAGACGTTGCCGGTCGCGTCGGGGGTTGGTGTCGACAAATACGCAAGAATAGCGGTCGTTCACGACTGGTGCCCGAATTTCCGGGGAGGTGAGCGCGTTCTGGCGCAGATCTGCAAGCAATTTCCGAATTCCGAAGTCTTCACGCTTTTCGATTTCCTGCCGGCGGAGATCAAGGGGCAATATTTCCGCGACGTGGAATTCCACACGTCGGCGGCCAACCGGATCCCTATGGTGCGGAAATTCTACCGGTCTCTCTTCTTCTTTTGTCCCTTCCTGATCGAGCAGTTCGATGTGACGGGTTACGACGCGGTGATCTCGTCTTCGGCCGCGTTTTCGCGGGGTGTGATCACCAGGCCGGATCAACCGCATTTATGTTATGTGCACAGCCCCGTCCGCTATGCCTGGGATGAGCAGTTCTCCTATCTTCAGCAGGGAAAGCTGGGCTTTGGTCCGAAGGGAATGCTTTATCGGTATATGCTGCACCGGCTGAGGACGTGGGATACCAGGACCGCGCATGGTCCGGATCTGATGCTGGCGAATTCGAACTATGTCCGCTCACGTATCCAGCACATTTACGGGCGCGAGGCGCGCGTCGTCTTCCCGCCGGTTGCTCTCGCAGAACTGCCCTGTGTGGAGGACAAGGATGACTACTACGTCTCTGCATCCTTCCTGGCGCCGTATAAGCGCACCGACCTCGTCATCCGCGCCTTCAACGAGATGCCATCCCGGCGACTGGTCATCGTTGGCGAAGGGCAGCAATCAGCCAGCCTGCGGGCGCTTGCCGGCCCGAATGTCACCTTCTCGGGCTATCTGCCTCGGCAAGACTACGTGGACACCCTGGCACGGGCAAAGGCGATGGTCTTTGCGGGCTGCGAGGATTTTGGCATAGCGCTGGCGGAGGCGCAGGCCTGCGGAACGCCGCTGATCGCTTTCGGCCGCGGTGGGGCGGTCGACATTGTGCGCCGCCTTGGGTCATCACCCGAGCCGACAGGGGTGTTGTTCAAGGCTCAAACCGTCGATCACCTCAAGAATGCAGTCGATCAGTTCGAAGAAAACAGCCATGCCATCGCGCCGCGCGCCTGCGCCAGGAATGCGGGGCGCTTTTCCGAAGAAAACTTCGACCGCGCTATCCTCGAATCGCTCGGGGCGGTCCAGGCTCTTCACGAGATCATGTGA
- a CDS encoding oligosaccharide flippase family protein — protein sequence MLSVKRALLMSVGERYILMITNFATAALVSRILTPEEIGVSVIGMAIMAIALSLREFSSSSFLIQRKELSREDISGAFTVTFILTGAVAAALVIASPFLALFYGEPNLVRYFRVVSVCLFLDASSTLISALLRRDMSFGKVAAIDIMGAVTNSAATMVLALAGFSYMSFAWGWLIGSGIAAGLALALCPHFWMFKPSLANWRGMISFGGYNGAIAILFRIFDALPLLLLGRVASPNAAALFSRTLWIGQIPDKLVIGGAIAVVLPAFSAEVRQGRDLKRPYLAALSLVTALHWPALLVLSVLAYPIVNIALGHQWTEAAPLVQIVAVALLFSFSFELNYPVMVAMGGIRDLFIRALIVFPFSGILLSAAVVFGGMYAAAWCMLVTIPFQAYVALGFVRRRLGLTHRDLAAALWRSAVVAMVSAAAPLLVIALSGFDFALSFGQAFVAGLLALGGWGTALILTRHPLFDEIMKIIPVSRWAKLHPGE from the coding sequence ATGCTTTCGGTAAAACGCGCACTGCTGATGAGCGTGGGCGAACGCTACATCCTGATGATCACGAATTTTGCCACTGCAGCCTTGGTCTCCCGTATATTGACACCCGAGGAGATCGGGGTGTCGGTGATCGGCATGGCCATCATGGCGATAGCCCTGTCCCTAAGGGAATTCTCCAGTTCGAGCTTCCTAATCCAGCGCAAGGAGCTCAGCCGCGAGGATATCAGCGGCGCCTTTACGGTGACGTTCATCCTCACAGGGGCTGTCGCTGCCGCTCTCGTCATAGCTTCCCCTTTCCTGGCCTTGTTCTACGGCGAGCCGAACCTCGTTCGCTATTTCAGGGTCGTCTCGGTCTGCCTCTTCCTCGACGCCTCGTCCACCCTGATAAGTGCTCTCCTGCGGAGAGACATGTCCTTCGGCAAAGTAGCAGCCATCGACATAATGGGAGCGGTGACAAATTCCGCGGCAACGATGGTGCTGGCATTGGCGGGCTTCAGCTACATGAGCTTCGCCTGGGGCTGGTTGATCGGCAGCGGTATCGCCGCGGGGCTCGCCCTCGCCCTGTGCCCCCATTTCTGGATGTTCAAGCCGTCCCTGGCAAACTGGCGCGGAATGATCTCGTTCGGTGGATACAACGGCGCCATCGCCATACTTTTCCGCATCTTTGACGCCCTGCCGCTTCTCCTGTTGGGTCGCGTCGCTTCGCCCAATGCAGCTGCCTTGTTCAGCAGGACGCTGTGGATCGGCCAGATACCCGACAAACTGGTCATCGGCGGTGCCATAGCGGTCGTACTACCCGCCTTCTCGGCCGAGGTCAGACAAGGCCGGGATTTGAAACGGCCCTATCTGGCCGCCCTTTCCCTCGTTACCGCGCTCCACTGGCCCGCCCTCCTCGTGCTGTCGGTTCTGGCATACCCCATCGTGAACATCGCGCTCGGTCACCAGTGGACCGAAGCTGCGCCGCTCGTGCAAATCGTTGCAGTCGCTCTCCTTTTCTCCTTCAGTTTCGAACTCAATTACCCCGTAATGGTTGCGATGGGGGGAATCCGCGACCTGTTCATCCGCGCCCTAATCGTCTTTCCGTTCTCCGGCATTCTCCTCTCCGCCGCCGTCGTCTTCGGCGGAATGTACGCGGCAGCCTGGTGTATGCTCGTGACTATTCCTTTCCAGGCATACGTTGCCCTGGGCTTCGTTCGCCGCAGGTTGGGACTGACACACAGGGACCTCGCCGCAGCGCTATGGAGAAGCGCTGTCGTCGCCATGGTGAGCGCGGCTGCTCCGTTGCTCGTGATCGCCTTGTCAGGGTTCGACTTCGCCCTTTCGTTCGGGCAGGCATTCGTAGCTGGATTGTTGGCTTTGGGGGGATGGGGCACAGCCTTGATTCTCACGCGACATCCCCTTTTTGACGAGATCATGAAGATCATCCCGGTATCCCGGTGGGCCAAGCTCCATCCGGGCGAATGA
- a CDS encoding glycosyltransferase family 1 protein, translated as MAMVTPRLGGSTLNTSKGADMARRWTINGRFLSQPTTGVQRYAREVVRSLDALIAEQGPLVRGLEVKLHCPAGSDQMPLAFVEQCEMSGTSGHVWEQTQLPLSLDGSGLLSLCNTGPLLSRKHIVCIHDANVWNAPQSYSRAFKGFYRTLLPCLGKTAWRISTVSDFSLGELVGRGVIPQLRAFIAPNGHEHALRWAPEHSAKTRLSASRATIVMIGSAAPHKNVGLVLNMAERLAEAGLRIAIVGMSDAHIYRSGATRAEAQNIHWLGRISDSELAALLGDSLCLAFPSLTEGFGLPALEAMAVGCPVVVSDRASLPEVCGNAALFAPPDDPEAWFDRFMKLRNSEALRLQLIAKGRARASAYSWKATALRYLEAMAEADGVDTETKVVRARELT; from the coding sequence ATGGCCATGGTGACCCCGCGTCTTGGCGGCTCCACACTGAACACCTCAAAGGGGGCCGACATGGCACGGCGTTGGACAATCAACGGGCGTTTTCTTTCCCAGCCGACAACAGGCGTCCAGCGCTATGCGCGCGAGGTCGTTCGATCGCTAGATGCCTTGATCGCTGAACAGGGGCCTCTCGTTCGCGGCCTCGAAGTCAAACTCCACTGCCCAGCCGGATCCGATCAGATGCCACTCGCTTTCGTCGAACAGTGCGAGATGAGTGGCACGAGCGGCCATGTCTGGGAACAGACGCAGCTCCCGCTGTCGCTCGATGGAAGCGGACTGCTCAGCCTCTGCAACACAGGACCGCTGCTTTCCCGAAAGCACATCGTTTGCATCCACGATGCGAACGTCTGGAATGCGCCGCAGAGCTATTCCCGTGCTTTCAAGGGCTTCTACAGAACGTTGTTGCCATGCCTGGGCAAGACAGCATGGCGTATTTCGACCGTTTCCGATTTCTCGCTGGGCGAACTGGTCGGCCGCGGCGTCATCCCCCAGCTGCGGGCTTTCATAGCTCCTAACGGTCATGAGCATGCCTTGCGATGGGCGCCTGAACACTCGGCCAAGACGCGATTGTCGGCCTCGCGGGCAACCATCGTCATGATCGGCAGTGCCGCACCCCACAAGAATGTGGGACTCGTCCTCAACATGGCTGAACGCCTTGCCGAAGCCGGGCTCAGGATCGCGATTGTGGGCATGTCGGACGCGCACATTTACAGGTCGGGGGCAACCAGGGCCGAAGCTCAGAACATCCACTGGCTCGGCCGTATTTCCGATAGCGAGTTGGCTGCTCTCCTCGGGGACTCGCTATGCCTGGCTTTCCCCTCCCTCACAGAGGGCTTCGGCCTCCCCGCCCTCGAGGCGATGGCGGTCGGCTGCCCGGTCGTGGTTTCCGACCGCGCCAGCCTTCCTGAAGTCTGCGGAAACGCTGCGCTGTTTGCGCCTCCAGACGACCCGGAGGCGTGGTTCGACCGTTTCATGAAACTTCGCAATTCTGAGGCGCTGCGGCTGCAGTTGATAGCCAAGGGACGGGCGAGAGCCTCGGCATATAGTTGGAAGGCGACAGCCTTGCGCTACCTCGAGGCGATGGCCGAGGCAGACGGCGTCGATACCGAAACCAAGGTCGTCAGGGCTCGCGAACTCACATGA
- a CDS encoding glycosyltransferase family 1 protein → MDMGKLEFNATESPPPGLARQLNGHRAETSRAGSSAHGAEIPIGYFALPWADHETPRRRWTINGDFTTLRPTGVARYASEVTLALDALISEGHPLGRDLEIDLVVPRPLSEAFRLNAIPVRVVPEFNRPRLPQFWVQAQLPWHVPGGLLSFCNLAPVVLKHQIACIHDMHTRLMPSSYARGFRWAHRLILPALGRRAARITTVSQLSRSHLVEFGIAPEENIVVTYNGSDHAKRWDAARSSLAVDRGRPYVLCLGRRDQEYKNMGLLARLAPLLDEMGLDLWMPGDVDETTVRRYVPEMPGNIVLLGRIGDDDFKKALEGALCFLFPSRIEGFGLPAVEAMASGCPVVASTSPCLPEVCGDSALYADPDDVQSWVEAIRLLMLTPDLRQRLVTKGHARASSYSWRWIAWKYLELMIQVDADFGEFGS, encoded by the coding sequence ATGGACATGGGCAAGCTAGAGTTCAATGCGACGGAGTCGCCACCACCAGGACTGGCCAGACAGTTGAATGGTCACCGAGCCGAAACATCACGCGCGGGATCGTCTGCCCATGGCGCCGAAATCCCAATTGGATATTTCGCTCTCCCATGGGCGGACCATGAAACGCCGAGACGACGCTGGACGATAAACGGGGATTTCACGACGCTTCGGCCGACCGGAGTAGCCCGTTATGCCAGCGAGGTGACCCTGGCCCTCGACGCGCTCATTTCGGAAGGGCATCCGCTTGGCCGCGACCTCGAGATCGATCTCGTGGTGCCGCGTCCGCTCTCCGAAGCTTTCCGCCTCAATGCTATCCCTGTCCGTGTCGTTCCTGAATTCAACAGGCCGCGACTTCCCCAATTCTGGGTGCAAGCGCAGTTGCCCTGGCATGTGCCCGGAGGATTGCTGAGCTTCTGTAACCTCGCTCCTGTCGTCCTGAAGCACCAGATCGCGTGCATCCACGACATGCACACCAGGCTCATGCCGTCGAGCTACGCACGCGGGTTCCGGTGGGCGCACCGCCTGATCCTGCCGGCACTAGGCAGGCGGGCCGCCCGCATCACCACGGTCTCGCAACTGTCGCGCAGCCATCTGGTCGAGTTCGGGATCGCGCCGGAAGAGAACATCGTCGTCACCTACAACGGCAGCGACCATGCGAAGAGATGGGACGCAGCGAGGTCGTCGCTGGCCGTCGACCGCGGCAGGCCGTATGTCCTGTGCCTCGGAAGGCGGGATCAGGAATACAAGAACATGGGCCTGCTCGCCAGGTTGGCGCCACTCCTCGACGAGATGGGCCTCGACCTGTGGATGCCGGGCGATGTCGACGAGACCACGGTTCGGCGCTACGTCCCGGAAATGCCGGGCAACATCGTCCTCCTTGGCCGTATAGGGGATGACGACTTCAAGAAGGCGCTCGAAGGCGCCTTGTGCTTCCTGTTTCCGTCACGCATCGAGGGCTTCGGGCTGCCTGCCGTCGAGGCGATGGCTTCGGGCTGCCCGGTCGTGGCCTCAACATCGCCGTGTCTTCCTGAAGTCTGCGGGGATTCGGCTCTCTATGCCGATCCCGACGACGTCCAGTCGTGGGTCGAAGCTATCCGCCTGCTGATGCTCACCCCAGACCTGAGGCAGCGGTTGGTCACCAAGGGGCACGCGAGGGCGAGCAGTTATTCCTGGCGCTGGATCGCGTGGAAATACCTAGAACTCATGATTCAGGTCGACGCCGATTTCGGGGAGTTCGGCAGTTGA
- a CDS encoding acyltransferase family protein — MVFSTIGTVSFASRVNAEYDPAAARTAQAKRFWYNPQLLRLISAYAIAYIHMAGVVSAAHVDPAVLSIFRFGTDLFVVMAGFLTAHVLGNNGKSAGTYLRTRLIRIVPLYWGFTVLAFLVENYAMKSHPKPLSELFMSLAFVPYGPYPILYPTWTLLVIVEFSLIIAAFQLVSVKYGIFYSATFAVFLAAAGHTSGIENPIFVFYTNPILIDFALGIIIFKLANSGPFPFKLPWHGAVAVAAAAVAFGAVAAVLRPFFWPALPRVLALGLPMSLLLLGTVALEQLGVYSDSKLVNFLAKCTYSIYLTHWFVDVVSEKLVAESGGSARLATVLLFVAPVAVTCVSVLVYLYGEVPLTRYLSDRFPGPERKPA, encoded by the coding sequence ATGGTCTTCTCAACGATCGGCACGGTCAGCTTTGCATCCAGGGTGAACGCGGAATACGATCCGGCCGCAGCCCGGACTGCTCAGGCAAAGAGGTTCTGGTACAACCCTCAGCTTTTGAGGCTGATATCTGCCTACGCCATCGCCTACATCCATATGGCCGGGGTGGTGAGCGCCGCCCACGTTGATCCGGCCGTCCTGTCCATTTTCCGTTTCGGAACGGATCTGTTCGTGGTTATGGCGGGTTTTCTTACCGCGCACGTGCTCGGCAACAATGGCAAGTCGGCTGGCACTTATTTGCGAACGAGGCTCATTCGAATCGTGCCCTTGTATTGGGGCTTCACGGTTCTCGCATTCCTTGTCGAAAACTACGCGATGAAAAGCCATCCGAAGCCATTGTCCGAGCTTTTCATGTCGCTCGCCTTCGTTCCCTACGGACCCTATCCAATCTTGTATCCCACTTGGACCTTGCTGGTAATTGTCGAATTCAGCCTGATAATAGCGGCTTTCCAACTCGTCAGCGTGAAATACGGCATCTTCTATTCCGCCACCTTCGCGGTCTTTCTTGCGGCCGCCGGTCATACATCGGGGATTGAGAATCCCATTTTTGTATTTTACACCAATCCCATCCTGATCGATTTCGCCCTCGGCATCATCATCTTCAAGCTTGCCAACTCCGGGCCGTTCCCTTTTAAACTGCCGTGGCATGGGGCCGTTGCCGTCGCAGCGGCAGCAGTCGCCTTCGGAGCCGTAGCCGCGGTCTTGCGTCCGTTCTTTTGGCCGGCTCTGCCCCGTGTCCTCGCGCTGGGCTTGCCGATGTCGCTCCTGTTGCTTGGGACTGTCGCTCTGGAACAGCTCGGCGTCTACAGCGACTCCAAGCTCGTGAACTTTCTCGCCAAATGCACCTATTCGATCTACTTAACCCACTGGTTCGTTGATGTCGTGTCCGAGAAGCTCGTTGCCGAAAGTGGAGGTTCGGCAAGGCTCGCCACGGTGCTGTTGTTCGTGGCGCCCGTTGCCGTCACCTGCGTTTCAGTATTGGTCTATCTTTATGGGGAGGTTCCGCTGACCCGATATCTCTCCGATCGCTTCCCCGGGCCAGAGCGGAAGCCTGCCTGA
- a CDS encoding polysaccharide pyruvyl transferase family protein: MQSLATRPHTSSTPRTLGDNWPSGRVRPQKICLFGMFGGGNFGNDASLESFLLFLREARPDADISCVCVDPVAIGQAHQIATTPISAPEFSNAFLRSCNKVSLRMIGRLANWRRAIKHVRQFDIVIVPGTSTLNDYGSGPFGTSYGLFRWAAAARLCGVKFCFVGTGAGPILHPVSRWMLRSAAAWAYFRSFRDQVSKDFLTSLGINTSSDHIYPDLVFKLPTPLPRQRPTQEKLITIGVGLMNYNGWRLGAHPGSDTTIYQAYIEKMGHFITSLLIRGCRVRLITGETVDARAVKDIGRIAKASGYELIDGIAPSRKAQQLITEPINSLHDVMRQIDDTDIVVATRFHNVVCALKLARPTISIGYESKNDAVMTDFGLGEFCQSVEKLDLELLETHLTELLKRKDHYQAIIRQNLDAIYFRIKRHEQELMYNIL; the protein is encoded by the coding sequence ATGCAGAGCTTGGCCACGAGGCCTCACACCTCATCAACTCCAAGAACCCTCGGTGACAACTGGCCAAGCGGCCGCGTAAGGCCGCAGAAAATATGCCTTTTCGGGATGTTTGGCGGAGGTAATTTCGGCAATGACGCGTCGCTAGAATCGTTTTTACTTTTTTTGCGGGAAGCGAGGCCCGATGCGGATATCTCCTGCGTTTGTGTTGATCCAGTTGCAATAGGACAGGCGCATCAAATTGCAACAACACCAATCAGCGCCCCTGAGTTTTCTAATGCCTTCCTGAGGTCCTGCAATAAAGTCAGCTTGAGAATGATCGGAAGGCTGGCGAACTGGCGCCGCGCAATCAAACATGTCCGGCAATTCGACATCGTGATCGTGCCGGGAACATCCACCTTAAACGACTACGGCTCTGGTCCATTTGGAACATCCTACGGCCTGTTCCGTTGGGCTGCAGCCGCGAGGCTATGCGGGGTGAAGTTCTGCTTTGTCGGAACTGGTGCAGGTCCAATCCTTCATCCTGTTAGTCGCTGGATGTTAAGATCTGCAGCGGCCTGGGCATACTTCCGTTCGTTCCGTGACCAGGTTTCCAAGGATTTCTTGACATCTCTTGGCATCAATACCAGTAGTGACCACATCTACCCTGATCTCGTATTCAAATTGCCAACACCGTTGCCGAGACAGCGCCCCACTCAAGAAAAATTGATAACTATTGGCGTTGGGCTTATGAATTATAACGGATGGCGATTAGGCGCACATCCAGGTTCGGATACGACTATCTATCAAGCGTACATTGAAAAAATGGGACATTTTATCACCTCTTTACTTATTCGCGGCTGCAGAGTTCGCCTTATTACTGGTGAAACCGTTGATGCGCGGGCAGTGAAAGATATCGGTCGAATTGCAAAGGCGAGCGGATATGAGCTAATTGACGGCATCGCACCCTCTCGAAAAGCCCAACAGCTTATTACGGAGCCAATCAACTCTCTGCATGACGTCATGCGGCAAATCGACGACACCGACATCGTAGTCGCCACACGCTTTCACAACGTCGTATGCGCATTAAAACTCGCTCGACCGACGATCTCCATTGGGTACGAGTCAAAGAACGATGCGGTGATGACCGACTTTGGCCTTGGCGAATTCTGTCAATCCGTAGAAAAGCTTGACCTCGAACTGTTAGAGACACACCTCACCGAATTACTAAAAAGAAAAGATCATTATCAGGCGATAATTCGGCAGAATCTTGATGCCATATATTTCCGTATAAAACGACACGAACAGGAATTAATGTACAATATCCTTTAA
- a CDS encoding glycosyltransferase family A protein — protein sequence MKYRAASARPLVAVVTPVYNGGAYLEAAMHSVQQQTYDRLIHVVVDNCSDDNTSGVIDRFRSQRVELITSRNNNVLPVRENWTEALCAVPAETSYVKFLCADDLMRSDCISRFVEVAESDEKIGVVLCDDIFIDKVHRANLPPDQTVFDGIEIVGKMLDESINWLPYHHLFVRFHGGTQSAKFFDDAPLHFDFAAVVRSSLGSKIAYLHTPFVYTRWHSNSLTSQQLGANQLRTLLERFDILCNFGDRCWDESTFRNKKEYMRARMIRLAIKWTVMGRWDAAQELLRGLKERQVAPNAADWGRSIVDWIPHAKWKRGWHLPTGPKIDEAMFRSEEF from the coding sequence ATGAAATACCGCGCTGCCTCGGCTCGGCCCCTCGTTGCTGTGGTGACTCCTGTATACAATGGAGGCGCCTATCTGGAAGCTGCAATGCATTCCGTTCAACAGCAAACCTACGACAGACTTATACATGTTGTTGTTGACAACTGTAGCGACGACAATACGTCGGGAGTCATTGATCGGTTTCGCTCCCAACGCGTCGAGTTGATCACCTCTCGCAACAACAACGTACTTCCAGTGCGGGAAAATTGGACCGAAGCTCTGTGCGCTGTTCCAGCCGAGACATCTTATGTGAAATTTCTCTGCGCTGATGACCTGATGCGTAGTGATTGTATCTCCCGCTTCGTAGAGGTCGCTGAATCCGACGAAAAGATTGGGGTCGTTCTTTGCGATGATATCTTCATAGACAAGGTGCACCGCGCGAATTTGCCCCCTGATCAGACCGTTTTTGATGGGATTGAGATTGTGGGCAAGATGCTAGACGAAAGCATCAATTGGTTACCCTATCACCATCTGTTTGTTCGCTTCCATGGGGGCACTCAAAGCGCGAAATTTTTTGACGATGCCCCACTTCATTTTGACTTTGCCGCGGTCGTGCGTAGCTCATTAGGTAGCAAGATCGCATATCTACATACCCCCTTTGTCTACACGCGCTGGCACTCGAATTCGCTTACCAGCCAGCAACTCGGTGCGAACCAATTAAGAACCTTGCTCGAGCGTTTTGACATTCTATGTAATTTCGGTGACCGATGCTGGGACGAGTCTACCTTTCGAAATAAGAAAGAATATATGCGCGCCAGAATGATACGATTGGCTATAAAATGGACAGTGATGGGCAGGTGGGACGCGGCGCAAGAGCTCTTGAGGGGTCTGAAAGAGCGGCAAGTCGCTCCGAATGCTGCGGATTGGGGTCGATCGATAGTTGACTGGATACCCCATGCGAAGTGGAAACGAGGGTGGCATCTTCCGACCGGCCCTAAAATTGATGAAGCCATGTTCAGATCGGAGGAGTTCTAG